One window of Helicoverpa zea isolate HzStark_Cry1AcR chromosome 12, ilHelZeax1.1, whole genome shotgun sequence genomic DNA carries:
- the LOC124635002 gene encoding putative inositol monophosphatase 3, which translates to MNFGGTLRVNKFACFTLGFILFLIIYWRTGNAGFPMEKTDLINLKSLLKAAVVAAERGGKKVMDGKSHELNVKSKGKTLEGANDPVTDADYASHCLMYYSLKNTFPKLTVVSEEHTKSGTSCEDQPAIDIEQTLPGNSIVEYMNDELVYVKDVSVWIDPLDATKEYTEGLYEYVTTMVCVALKGVPIIGVIHYPFIPKTYWGWYTKKPSTNMPKATHKEENKEHPRVVVSRSHPGKVSELAMSAYGPKTTVSSAAGAGYKVMEVVNGTYDVYLHATAIKKWDLCAGDAIIKTVRGKMTTIKGENIDYSADSDVKVSGGILVTRFDHQYYVDKLQVVLLI; encoded by the exons ATGAATTTTGGTGGTACTTTAAGAGTGAATAAATTCGCATGTTTTACATTAggatttatactatttttaataatttattggcgGACTGGTAACGCTGGTTTTCCTATGGAGAAAACcgaccttattaatttaaagAGTTTATTAAAAGCGGCTGTTGTGGCCGCTGAGCGGGGTGGTAAGAAGGTGATGGATGGGAAGAGCCATGAATTAAATGTTAAAAGCAAAGGTAAAACGCTGGAAGGGGCGAACGACCCGGTTACCGATGCAGATTACGCTTCGCATTGCTTAATGTACTATAGTTTGAAGAACACGTTCCCGAAGCTGACGGTGGTTTCCGAGGAGCACACAAAGAGTGGGACGAGCTGTGAGGACCAGCCTGCGATTGATATCGAACAGACTCTGCCAGGGAACAGTATAGTGGAGTACATGAATGATGAGCTGGTATATGTGAAGGATGTCAGTGTGTGGATCGACCCCTTGGACGCCACGAAGGAGTACACag AGGGTTTGTACGAGTATGTGACAACCATGGTGTGTGTGGCTCTGAAGGGGGTGCCTATTATAGGGGTCATACACTACCCCTTCATTCCTAAAACTTACTGGGGCTGGTATACCAAGAAGCCATCAACCAACATGCCCAAAGCGACCCAT AAAGAGGAGAACAAAGAGCATCCTCGAGTGGTGGTCTCCCGCTCACACCCCGGCAAGGTGTCGGAGCTAGCGATGTCAGCGTATGGGCCGAAGACCACGGTCTCGTCAGCCGCGGGCGCCGGCTACAAGGTGATGGAAGTCGTCAACGGTACATATGACGTGTACCTTCACGCCACAGCTATTAAGAAGTGGGACTTGTGCGCTGGCGACGCCATCATTAAGACTGTCCGAGGTAAGATGACGACGATCAAAGGCGAGAACATCGATTACTCAGCTGACAGTGATGTGAAGGTCTCAGGAGGTATCCTTGTGACCAGGTTCGACCATCAGTACTATGTGGACAAGTTACAAGTTGTGTTGTTAATCTAG